Proteins encoded by one window of Vigna radiata var. radiata cultivar VC1973A chromosome 5, Vradiata_ver6, whole genome shotgun sequence:
- the LOC106760999 gene encoding GATA transcription factor 21 produces the protein MHEPMIPTYRYSVVSSPMSIDLNEDHTHTLFSTIHQVSSSSSSLSTSILFNPDQAQGGFCYCESKHLQEAQKIVCFGGSCDHQAEKIEKRSDLELRLWEKEECDNLQGEDSSTNWMPPKMRMVRKIMVSDQTGSHKADISNSKQMKAKEKNPTLSQLVTDDSNYNSSSNNNSVTARVCADCHTTKTPLWRTGPTGPKSLCNACGIRQRKARRAIAAAATTAKGTNRLEAKKSEVKKGKKLHSKGKKPKTGSAPVLVKKKRKPAKHRKKFSAFEDLSVRFQQVFPQDEKEAAILLMALSHGLLHGFPSDRYIS, from the exons ATGCATGAACCAATGATACCAACTTATCGTTATTCAGTGGTGTCTTCTCCTATGTCTATAGATCTCAATGAAGATCATACACACACTCTCTTCAGTACAATTCATCAagtttcttcttcatcttcttctttatctacTTCTATTCTCTTCAACCCAGATCAGGCTCAAGGAGGATTTTGCTATTGTGAATCAAAACATCTTCAAgag GCCCAGAAGATTGTCTGTTTCGGTGGATCATGTGATCATCAAGCAGAAAAGATTGAAAAGAGAAGTGATCTCGAGCTTAGACTTTGGGAGAAAGAAGAGTGTGATAATCTTCAAGGCGAAGACAGTTCAACTAACTGGATGCCTCCAAAGATGAGAATGGTGCGGAAAATTATGGTTTCAGATCAAACAGGTTCTCATAAGGCAGATATCTCTAACTCTAAGCAGATGAAGGCTAAAGAGAAAAACCCAACACTGTCACAGCTGGTAACTGATGATAGTAACTATAACTCTTCTTCAAACAACAACAGTGTCACTGCTAGGGTTTGTGCTGATTGCCACACCACTAAGACCCCTCTCTGGAGGACTGGACCAACAGGTCCTAAG TCTCTTTGCAATGCTTGTGGAATTCGACAAAGGAAGGCTAGACGCGCCATTGCTGCAGCTGCAACAACAGCAAAGGGAACAAACAGGTTGGAGGCTAAGAAATCTGAAGTGAAGAAGGGGAAAAAATTGCATAGCAAAGGGAAAAAGCCCAAAACTGGGAGTGCACCAGTGCTGGTGAAAAAGAAGCGTAAACCTGCCAAGCATAGAAAGAAGTTCAGTGCTTTTGAGGATTTGTCAGTAAGATTCCAACAAGTTTTCCCTCAGGATGAGAAAGAAGCTGCAATCTTGCTCATGGCTTTATCTCATGGACTACTTCATGGCTTCCCCTCAGATCGCTACATCTCTTAG
- the LOC106761990 gene encoding beta-galactosidase-like precursor (The RefSeq protein has 1 substitution compared to this genomic sequence) gives MGKGEFHGGVLMLLFFWVCGVTASVTYDHKAIVIDGKRRILISGSIHYPRSTPQMWPDLIQKAKDGGLDVIQTYVFWNGHEPSPGKYYFEDRYDLVRFVKLAQQAGLYVHLRIGPYICAEWNFGGFPVWLKYVPGIAFRTDNEPFKAAMQKFTAKIVSLMKEERLFQSQGGPIILSQIENEYGPVEWEIGAPGKSYTKWAAQMAVGLDTGVPWVMCKQEDAPDPVIDTCNGFYCENFKPNKNTKPKMWTENWTGWYTDFGGASPIRPAEDLAFSVARFIQNGGSFVNYYMYHGGTNFGRTSGGLFIATSYDYDAPLDEYGLQNEPKWGHLRALHKAIKQSEPALVSTDPKVTSLGYNLEAHVFSTPGACAAFIANYDTKSSAKATFGSGQYDLPPWSISILPDCKTVVYNTARVGNGWVKKMTPVNSGFAWQSYNEEPASSSQDDSIAAEALWEQVNVTRDSSDYLWYMTDVYINGNEGFLKNGRSPVLTVMSAGHLLHVFINGQLSGTVYGGLGNPKLTFSDNVNLRVGNNKLSLLSVAVGLPNVGVHFETWNAGVLGPVTLKGLNEGTRDLSRQKWSYKVGLKGEALNLHTESGSSSVEWIQGSLVAKKQPLTWYKATFSAPAGNDPLALDLGSMGKGEVWVNGRSIGRHWPGYIAHGSCNACNYAGYYTDQKCRTNCGKPSQRWYHVPRSWLNSGGNSLVVFEEWGGDPNGIALVKRT, from the exons ATGGGGAAGGGAGAGTTTCATGGAGGGGTGTTGATGCTGTTGTTTTTCTGGGTTTGTGGTGTCACAGCCTCTGTCACTTACGACCACAAAGCCATTGTGATTGATGGAAAGAGGAGAATTTTGATCTCTGGCTCCATTCACTACCCAAGAAGCACTCCTCAA ATGTGGCCAGACCTCATTCAGAAGGCCAAAGATGGAGGCCTTGATGTCATTCAGACCTATGTTTTTTGGAATGGTCATGAACCTTCTCCGGGAAAA TACTATTTCGAAGATAGGTATGACTTGGTTAGGTTCGTGAAGCTAGCGCAGCAAGCAGGCCTCTATGTTCATCTCCGCATTGGTCCCTACATATGTGCTGAATGGAACTTTGG GGGATTTCCTGTCTGGCTCAAGTATGTTCCTGGAATTGCTTTCAGAACAGACAACGAACCGTTCAAG GCTGCAATGCAAAAATTCACAGCGAAGATTGTTAGCTTGATGAAAGAAGAGAGGTTGTTTCAATCCCAGGGTGGTCCAATAATTTTGTCACAG ATTGAAAACGAGTATGGTCCTGTGGAATGGGAAATTGGTGCTCCTGGAAAATCTTATACGAAGTGGGCTGCTCAAATGGCTGTTGGTCTAGACACTGGTGTTCCATGGGTTATGTGCAAGCAAGAAGATGCTCCTGATCCTGTT ATTGACACCTGCAATGGGTTCTACTGTGAAAACTTCAAACCCAATAAGAACACCAAACCCAAAATGTGGACTGAGAATTGGACTGGCTG GTACACTGATTTTGGTGGTGCAGTCCCTATTAGACCAGCAGAAGACTTGGCATTTTCAGTTGCAAGATTCATACAAAATGGTGGTTCATTCGTTAATTACTATATG TACCATGGAGGAACTAACTTTGGTCGGACATCTGGTGGTCTCTTCATTGCCACTAGCTATGACTATGACGCACCCCTTGATGAATACG GACTTCAAAATGAACCAAAATGGGGGCATTTGAGAGCTTTGCATAAAGCAATAAAACAAAGTGAGCCTGCTTTGGTATCTACAGATCCTAAGGTGACATCGCTTGGATATAACCTTGAG GCACACGTGTTCTCAACCCCTGGTGCCTGTGCGGCATTTATTGCAAATTATGACACCAAATCCTCTGCAAAAGCTACGTTTGGAAGTGGACAATATGATCTACCACCTTGGTCTATCAGTATTCTTCCTGACTGCAAAACTGTTGTTTACAACACCGCAAGG GTTGGTAACGGCTGGGTGAAAAAGATGACTCCTGTAAACAGTGGATTTGCTTGGCAGTCATACAATGAAGAACCTGCCTCATCAAGTCAAGATGATTCCATTGCAGCAGAGGCACTCTGGGAACAGGTCAATGTGACCCGGGATTCTTCAGATTATTTGTGGTATATGACAGA TGTCTACATTAATGGTAATGAAGGTTTTCTAAAGAATGGTCGATCTCCTGTTCTCACTGTAATGTCAGCAGGCCATCTGCTACATGTTTTCATTAATGGTCAACTTTCAG GAACTGTGTATGGGGGATTGGGGAATCCTAAATTAACATTTAGTGACAATGTGAACTTGAGAGTTGGCAATAACAAGCTTTCTTTACTAAGTGTTGCCGTTGGTCTCCCG AATGTTGGCGTGCACTTTGAAACATGGAATGCGGGGGTGTTAGGCCCAGTCACTCTGAAGGGTCTAAATGAAGGAACACGAGACTTGTCCCGACAGAAATGGTCTTACAAG GTAGGACTGAAAGGTGAAGCCTTGAACCTTCACACTGAAAGTGGGAGTAGCTCTGTTGAATGGATACAAGGATCATTAGTGGCTAAAAAACaacctttgacatggtataag GCAACTTTTAGTGCACCAGCTGGCAATGACCCATTGGCTCTAGATTTGGGTAGCATGGGAAAGGGTGAAGTATGGGTCAACGGTCGCAGCATTGGTCGCCATTGGCCTGGATATATTGCACATGGCAGTTGTAATGCTTGCAACTATGCTGGATATTATACCGATCAAAAATGCAGGACAAATTGTGGAAAACCATCTCAGAGATG GTATCATGTTCCTCGTTCATGGCTGAACTCGGGTGGTAACTCCTTGGTCGTGTTTGAAGAATGGGGAGGTGATCCTAATGGAATTGCTTTGGTAAAAAGAACCTAA
- the LOC106761990 gene encoding beta-galactosidase-like isoform X1 — MGKGEFHGGVLMLLFFWVCGVTASVTYDHKAIVIDGKRRILISGSIHYPRSTPQMWPDLIQKAKDGGLDVIQTYVFWNGHEPSPGKYYFEDRYDLVRFVKLAQQAGLYVHLRIGPYICAEWNFGGFPVWLKYVPGIAFRTDNEPFKAAMQKFTAKIVSLMKEERLFQSQGGPIILSQIENEYGPVEWEIGAPGKSYTKWAAQMAVGLDTGVPWVMCKQEDAPDPVIDTCNGFYCENFKPNKNTKPKMWTENWTGWYTDFGGAVPIRPAEDLAFSVARFIQNGGSFVNYYMYHGGTNFGRTSGGLFIATSYDYDAPLDEYGLQNEPKWGHLRALHKAIKQSEPALVSTDPKVTSLGYNLEAHVFSTPGACAAFIANYDTKSSAKATFGSGQYDLPPWSISILPDCKTVVYNTARVGNGWVKKMTPVNSGFAWQSYNEEPASSSQDDSIAAEALWEQVNVTRDSSDYLWYMTDVYINGNEGFLKNGRSPVLTVMSAGHLLHVFINGQLSGTVYGGLGNPKLTFSDNVNLRVGNNKLSLLSVAVGLPNVGVHFETWNAGVLGPVTLKGLNEGTRDLSRQKWSYKVGLKGEALNLHTESGSSSVEWIQGSLVAKKQPLTWYKATFSAPAGNDPLALDLGSMGKGEVWVNGRSIGRHWPGYIAHGSCNACNYAGYYTDQKCRTNCGKPSQRWYHVPRSWLNSGGNSLVVFEEWGGDPNGIALVKRT; from the exons ATGGGGAAGGGAGAGTTTCATGGAGGGGTGTTGATGCTGTTGTTTTTCTGGGTTTGTGGTGTCACAGCCTCTGTCACTTACGACCACAAAGCCATTGTGATTGATGGAAAGAGGAGAATTTTGATCTCTGGCTCCATTCACTACCCAAGAAGCACTCCTCAA ATGTGGCCAGACCTCATTCAGAAGGCCAAAGATGGAGGCCTTGATGTCATTCAGACCTATGTTTTTTGGAATGGTCATGAACCTTCTCCGGGAAAA TACTATTTCGAAGATAGGTATGACTTGGTTAGGTTCGTGAAGCTAGCGCAGCAAGCAGGCCTCTATGTTCATCTCCGCATTGGTCCCTACATATGTGCTGAATGGAACTTTGG GGGATTTCCTGTCTGGCTCAAGTATGTTCCTGGAATTGCTTTCAGAACAGACAACGAACCGTTCAAG GCTGCAATGCAAAAATTCACAGCGAAGATTGTTAGCTTGATGAAAGAAGAGAGGTTGTTTCAATCCCAGGGTGGTCCAATAATTTTGTCACAG ATTGAAAACGAGTATGGTCCTGTGGAATGGGAAATTGGTGCTCCTGGAAAATCTTATACGAAGTGGGCTGCTCAAATGGCTGTTGGTCTAGACACTGGTGTTCCATGGGTTATGTGCAAGCAAGAAGATGCTCCTGATCCTGTT ATTGACACCTGCAATGGGTTCTACTGTGAAAACTTCAAACCCAATAAGAACACCAAACCCAAAATGTGGACTGAGAATTGGACTGGCTG GTACACTGATTTTGGTGGTGCAGTCCCTATTAGACCAGCAGAAGACTTGGCATTTTCAGTTGCAAGATTCATACAAAATGGTGGTTCATTCGTTAATTACTATATG TACCATGGAGGAACTAACTTTGGTCGGACATCTGGTGGTCTCTTCATTGCCACTAGCTATGACTATGACGCACCCCTTGATGAATACG GACTTCAAAATGAACCAAAATGGGGGCATTTGAGAGCTTTGCATAAAGCAATAAAACAAAGTGAGCCTGCTTTGGTATCTACAGATCCTAAGGTGACATCGCTTGGATATAACCTTGAG GCACACGTGTTCTCAACCCCTGGTGCCTGTGCGGCATTTATTGCAAATTATGACACCAAATCCTCTGCAAAAGCTACGTTTGGAAGTGGACAATATGATCTACCACCTTGGTCTATCAGTATTCTTCCTGACTGCAAAACTGTTGTTTACAACACCGCAAGG GTTGGTAACGGCTGGGTGAAAAAGATGACTCCTGTAAACAGTGGATTTGCTTGGCAGTCATACAATGAAGAACCTGCCTCATCAAGTCAAGATGATTCCATTGCAGCAGAGGCACTCTGGGAACAGGTCAATGTGACCCGGGATTCTTCAGATTATTTGTGGTATATGACAGA TGTCTACATTAATGGTAATGAAGGTTTTCTAAAGAATGGTCGATCTCCTGTTCTCACTGTAATGTCAGCAGGCCATCTGCTACATGTTTTCATTAATGGTCAACTTTCAG GAACTGTGTATGGGGGATTGGGGAATCCTAAATTAACATTTAGTGACAATGTGAACTTGAGAGTTGGCAATAACAAGCTTTCTTTACTAAGTGTTGCCGTTGGTCTCCCG AATGTTGGCGTGCACTTTGAAACATGGAATGCGGGGGTGTTAGGCCCAGTCACTCTGAAGGGTCTAAATGAAGGAACACGAGACTTGTCCCGACAGAAATGGTCTTACAAG GTAGGACTGAAAGGTGAAGCCTTGAACCTTCACACTGAAAGTGGGAGTAGCTCTGTTGAATGGATACAAGGATCATTAGTGGCTAAAAAACaacctttgacatggtataag GCAACTTTTAGTGCACCAGCTGGCAATGACCCATTGGCTCTAGATTTGGGTAGCATGGGAAAGGGTGAAGTATGGGTCAACGGTCGCAGCATTGGTCGCCATTGGCCTGGATATATTGCACATGGCAGTTGTAATGCTTGCAACTATGCTGGATATTATACCGATCAAAAATGCAGGACAAATTGTGGAAAACCATCTCAGAGATG GTATCATGTTCCTCGTTCATGGCTGAACTCGGGTGGTAACTCCTTGGTCGTGTTTGAAGAATGGGGAGGTGATCCTAATGGAATTGCTTTGGTAAAAAGAACCTAA
- the LOC106762747 gene encoding uncharacterized protein LOC106762747 isoform X1 yields the protein MPGTIMVSVLEFMDLPLSSATSIRASLGRIEYQVNDKEKLSFPITSIRDDLIFKIQDAEGNEISRTGIQIKLILEKGVLEDKFPLWGGHLRLKLQVILSDEERDRIRSLRQSALKKKHDELLSSGRRGEESDSRAVLGNAALPFRRNDEVSESPKKHLQQEAVSRSQDLAGSRDEKESDARTQLDHKQLNPNIADEYKESSSTKPVSQQKGKKPAYQSPSEKHPQRAIGSEEIAVLFGSEKIDALASNLIQPHEEESGLQYSEKRASLGRIPSNVRKMISAFEGGSAQDKRPQIKPPPTKQQGSSDERRYSSKTQHLERDKLKKTELADLHERVKSASLNEAHVGTGTERSKHEKRVEIKDSKPKTSDNNGDENSGGPFNQVVKVAIIIGFGLLVLLTRKRRKSNGERQRDVFNFLNLPE from the exons ATGCCAGGAACCATCATGGTTTCAG TACTGGAATTCATGGATCTTCCATTATCTTCAGCAACATCCATAAGGG CTTCCTTGGGGAGAATAGAGTACCAAGTGAATGACAAGGAAAAGTTATCTTT CCCCATAACTAGCATCCGTGAtgatttgattttcaaaattcagGATGCTGAGGGGAATGAAATATCACGTACAG GTATTCAAATCAAGTTGATATTAGAAAAAGGTGTTTTGGAAGATAAGTTTCCACTTTGGGGTGGCCATCTGCGTTTGAAGTTGCAAGTCATCCTTAGTGATGAAGAGCGCGACAGAATTCGTTCATTG AGACAATCtgcattaaagaaaaaacatgacgAGCTTCTTAGCAGTGGCCGAAGAGGAGAAGAAAGCGACAGCAGAGCTGTTCTTGGCAATGCTGCATTACCCTTCCGCAGAAATGATGAGGTCTCAG AATCACCAAAGAAACACCTTCAACAAGAAGCCGTTTCTCGATCGCAAGATCTGGCTGGTTCCCGTGATGAGAAGGAATCTGATGCTAGGACTCAGCTTGACCACAAACAGCTAAACCCA AACATTGCAGATGAATATAAGGAGTCCTCATCCACAAAACCTGTGTCACAACAGAAGGGTAAGAAGCCTGCTTATCAGTCACCATCTGAGAAACATCCTCAGAGAGCTATTGGTTCAGAAGAAATTGCAGTTTTGTTTGGGTCAGAAAAAATTGATGCCCTGGCAAGTAATCTGATACAACCACATGAAGAGGAAAGTGGCCTTCAATATTCTGAGAAGAGAGCCTCACTGGGAAGAATTCCAAGTAATGTGAGGAAGATGATAAGTGCCTTTGAAGGTGGATCTGCTCAG GATAAGAGACCTCAGATTAAACCACCTCCAACAAAACAGCAAGGAAGTTCAGATGAAAGAAGATATTCTTCCAAGACTCAACATTTGGAGAGAGATAAGTTAAAGAAGACAGAACTAGCAGACTTGCATGAAAGGGTGAAAAGTGCATCCCTG AATGAAGCACATGTTGGAACTGGAACTGAGAGGAGTAAGCATGAAAAGAGAGTGGAGATTAAAGATTCAAAGCCCAAGACCTCTGATAACAATGGGGATGAAAATTCTGGAGGACCATTTAATCAG GTTGTAAAAGTTGCAATCATTATAGGATTTGGATTACTAGTTCTCCTAaccagaaaaagaagaaagag TAATGGAGAGAGGCAAAGGGATGTATTTAACTTTCTGAATTTACcagaatga
- the LOC106762747 gene encoding uncharacterized protein LOC106762747 isoform X2, with translation MPGTIMVSVLEFMDLPLSSATSIRASLGRIEYQVNDKEKLSFPITSIRDDLIFKIQDAEGNEISRTGIQIKLILEKGVLEDKFPLWGGHLRLKLQVILSDEERDRIRSLRQSALKKKHDELLSSGRRGEESDSRAVLGNAALPFRRNDEVSESPKKHLQQEAVSRSQDLAGSRDEKESDARTQLDHKQLNPNIADEYKESSSTKPVSQQKGKKPAYQSPSEKHPQRAIGSEEIAVLFGSEKIDALASNLIQPHEEESGLQYSEKRASLGRIPSNVRKMISAFEGGSAQDKRPQIKPPPTKQQGSSDERRYSSKTQHLERDKLKKTELADLHERVKSASLNEAHVGTGTERSKHEKRVEIKDSKPKTSDNNGDENSGGPFNQVVKVAIIIGFGLLVLLTRKRRKRMKKKSA, from the exons ATGCCAGGAACCATCATGGTTTCAG TACTGGAATTCATGGATCTTCCATTATCTTCAGCAACATCCATAAGGG CTTCCTTGGGGAGAATAGAGTACCAAGTGAATGACAAGGAAAAGTTATCTTT CCCCATAACTAGCATCCGTGAtgatttgattttcaaaattcagGATGCTGAGGGGAATGAAATATCACGTACAG GTATTCAAATCAAGTTGATATTAGAAAAAGGTGTTTTGGAAGATAAGTTTCCACTTTGGGGTGGCCATCTGCGTTTGAAGTTGCAAGTCATCCTTAGTGATGAAGAGCGCGACAGAATTCGTTCATTG AGACAATCtgcattaaagaaaaaacatgacgAGCTTCTTAGCAGTGGCCGAAGAGGAGAAGAAAGCGACAGCAGAGCTGTTCTTGGCAATGCTGCATTACCCTTCCGCAGAAATGATGAGGTCTCAG AATCACCAAAGAAACACCTTCAACAAGAAGCCGTTTCTCGATCGCAAGATCTGGCTGGTTCCCGTGATGAGAAGGAATCTGATGCTAGGACTCAGCTTGACCACAAACAGCTAAACCCA AACATTGCAGATGAATATAAGGAGTCCTCATCCACAAAACCTGTGTCACAACAGAAGGGTAAGAAGCCTGCTTATCAGTCACCATCTGAGAAACATCCTCAGAGAGCTATTGGTTCAGAAGAAATTGCAGTTTTGTTTGGGTCAGAAAAAATTGATGCCCTGGCAAGTAATCTGATACAACCACATGAAGAGGAAAGTGGCCTTCAATATTCTGAGAAGAGAGCCTCACTGGGAAGAATTCCAAGTAATGTGAGGAAGATGATAAGTGCCTTTGAAGGTGGATCTGCTCAG GATAAGAGACCTCAGATTAAACCACCTCCAACAAAACAGCAAGGAAGTTCAGATGAAAGAAGATATTCTTCCAAGACTCAACATTTGGAGAGAGATAAGTTAAAGAAGACAGAACTAGCAGACTTGCATGAAAGGGTGAAAAGTGCATCCCTG AATGAAGCACATGTTGGAACTGGAACTGAGAGGAGTAAGCATGAAAAGAGAGTGGAGATTAAAGATTCAAAGCCCAAGACCTCTGATAACAATGGGGATGAAAATTCTGGAGGACCATTTAATCAG GTTGTAAAAGTTGCAATCATTATAGGATTTGGATTACTAGTTCTCCTAaccagaaaaagaagaaagag aatgaagaagaagagtgcCTGA